In the Flagellimonas sp. HMM57 genome, one interval contains:
- a CDS encoding BspA family leucine-rich repeat surface protein, producing the protein MKKNMYLFFSLSLFMFSCGKDDSPSVTPEEENKAPVIADQSFEFYETFTTKNIGTVKASDPDGDSLTFSIETNDNDLFVITSEGVLGLSGEKILDFETKTEHTITISVSDGTNEVSAKVKIIVLNIIDNLAEDLDSFVTTWKTTEDGESITIGLVEGLAYDFMIDWGDGTIANINKDEDIEHSYATAGDHVVAILGDFPGITMSGLSSAPKLMSIDQWGNNKWEFLNSAFADCENMVYKATDAPDLSQVSSLSSMFYFAKQFNGDIGDWDVSTIGNMSGMFEGASMFNQNIGGWNTESVTNMGFMFLGASNFNQDIGDWNTENVIYMSSMFLGASKFNQDIGGWNVSSVTLMRSMFNGASNFNQDMDDWNTENVTDMAYMFNSASSFNGNIGTWNVSSVTKMFDMFNGASNFNQDIGGWNTENVTNMARMFKEATLFDQDLGSWDIGSITAMENMFDNSGMSEASINNTVIGWSYFVENNGGEPAGITCGMAGMVACDIIDEVYDAAAYLVLKGWELEGLATDGCQ; encoded by the coding sequence ATGAAAAAGAACATGTATCTATTTTTTAGTCTTTCTCTTTTTATGTTCTCTTGCGGCAAAGATGATTCGCCCAGTGTGACCCCAGAGGAAGAGAACAAGGCCCCGGTCATAGCTGATCAGTCCTTTGAGTTTTACGAGACGTTTACAACAAAGAACATTGGAACGGTAAAGGCGAGCGATCCAGATGGGGACAGCCTTACGTTTTCTATAGAGACAAACGATAATGATCTATTCGTGATCACCAGTGAAGGTGTCCTTGGTCTATCCGGTGAAAAAATCTTGGATTTTGAGACCAAAACGGAACATACCATTACCATAAGTGTTTCCGATGGTACCAATGAGGTCAGTGCGAAAGTTAAGATCATTGTGCTTAATATAATCGACAATCTGGCAGAGGATCTAGATAGTTTTGTGACCACCTGGAAGACCACTGAGGATGGAGAGAGCATAACGATAGGCTTAGTAGAAGGTTTGGCATATGATTTTATGATCGATTGGGGAGATGGCACCATTGCGAATATTAACAAAGATGAAGATATAGAACATTCGTATGCAACGGCCGGGGACCATGTTGTGGCGATCTTGGGAGATTTTCCCGGTATAACAATGTCTGGGCTCTCAAGTGCGCCCAAACTTATGAGTATAGATCAATGGGGCAATAACAAATGGGAGTTCTTGAATTCGGCATTTGCGGACTGCGAGAACATGGTCTACAAAGCGACCGATGCGCCCGACCTATCACAAGTCTCTTCCCTTTCAAGTATGTTCTATTTTGCCAAACAATTTAACGGGGATATCGGTGATTGGGACGTAAGTACTATTGGGAATATGAGCGGTATGTTCGAAGGTGCATCCATGTTCAATCAGAATATTGGTGGATGGAACACGGAAAGCGTCACCAACATGGGCTTTATGTTCTTAGGAGCATCCAATTTCAATCAGGATATTGGTGATTGGAATACGGAAAATGTCATCTACATGTCCAGCATGTTCTTAGGGGCATCCAAGTTCAACCAGGATATTGGTGGGTGGAATGTGTCTAGCGTTACATTAATGCGTTCCATGTTTAATGGTGCATCCAATTTCAACCAAGATATGGATGATTGGAATACAGAAAACGTCACCGATATGGCCTATATGTTCAATAGTGCTTCCTCCTTTAATGGGAACATTGGTACATGGAACGTGTCAAGCGTTACAAAGATGTTTGATATGTTCAACGGTGCATCCAATTTCAACCAGGATATAGGTGGATGGAATACGGAAAACGTCACCAACATGGCCAGAATGTTCAAAGAAGCTACCTTATTCGACCAAGATTTGGGCAGTTGGGACATTGGCAGTATAACCGCCATGGAAAACATGTTCGATAACAGTGGAATGTCCGAGGCAAGCATAAACAACACGGTGATCGGTTGGTCCTATTTTGTAGAAAATAATGGCGGAGAACCAGCGGGAATTACCTGTGGTATGGCAGGTATGGTGGCCTGTGATATTATTGATGAAGTATATGATGCAGCTGCTTATCTTGTCTTAAAAGGTTGGGAGCTAGAAGGATTAGCTACTGATGGGTGCCAATAA
- a CDS encoding metallophosphatase, whose translation MKRRDFLTHTAATSTFIGLGGLGFSSCTGFGNKHITILHTNDVHSHIDPFPSSHSRYANLGGIARRATLVEQIRNENPNTLLFDAGDIFQGTPYFNFYGGELEFKLMSKLKYDAATIGNHDFDNGIDGLLAQVPNAKFDLLSANYDFSNTVMEGFVKPYKIYLVDGIKIGVYGIGIQLDGLVTKKLYKETKYLDPFEIALDNERKLKEEENCDIVICLSHLGYDYENPERPSDVRLAQNTYHTNLIIGGHTHTFLDKPDVHTNKNGNSVLVNQVGAYGINVGRIDFYFDAEQNTAAKGISIKV comes from the coding sequence ATGAAACGTAGAGATTTTTTAACACATACGGCAGCAACCTCAACATTTATAGGATTAGGTGGTCTTGGATTCAGTTCCTGTACCGGTTTTGGCAATAAACACATTACCATTCTACATACAAATGACGTACATAGCCATATTGACCCATTTCCAAGTTCGCATTCCCGTTATGCCAATCTTGGTGGAATTGCCAGAAGGGCAACACTGGTTGAACAAATACGCAACGAAAACCCCAATACCTTGCTTTTTGATGCCGGAGATATTTTTCAGGGCACGCCCTACTTTAACTTTTATGGCGGCGAATTGGAGTTTAAATTGATGAGCAAATTAAAATACGATGCCGCCACCATTGGCAACCATGATTTTGACAATGGGATCGATGGGCTTTTGGCCCAGGTACCCAATGCCAAATTTGACTTACTTTCCGCTAACTACGACTTCTCCAATACTGTTATGGAAGGTTTTGTAAAGCCCTATAAAATATATTTGGTCGATGGAATAAAAATTGGAGTGTATGGTATTGGCATTCAACTTGATGGATTGGTCACAAAAAAATTGTACAAAGAGACCAAGTACCTCGACCCCTTTGAAATTGCTTTGGACAATGAGCGCAAATTAAAAGAAGAAGAAAACTGCGATATTGTTATCTGTCTATCCCATTTGGGCTATGACTATGAAAACCCCGAACGTCCTTCCGATGTCCGACTGGCGCAAAACACGTACCATACCAATTTGATCATTGGTGGCCATACCCATACCTTTCTAGATAAACCCGATGTACACACGAACAAAAACGGGAATTCTGTCTTGGTGAACCAAGTGGGTGCCTATGGCATTAATGTAGGGCGTATCGATTTCTATTTTGATGCCGAACAGAACACCGCTGCAAAAGGCATAAGCATTAAGGTTTAG
- a CDS encoding 5'-nucleotidase C-terminal domain-containing protein — MISCKNDIGQLSEVQGKQVKIDTNFKAVDSIVSFVAPYRNRINEVLDSTLAYAPKSLLLDDGAHNTSLGNLIADIVLTETKPVFKSQTGKNLDFVVINRGGLRSIISSGNVTARHAYEVMPFENYISVVKLSGSAVRELIGFLTSAEREHPIAGMQIVLDKKGALDSVNINGSPFDESRSYYVATSDYLVQGGAEIGFFKTVDSVANTDYLLRNAIIDHLRKVDTLKAIVDDRFIQQDY; from the coding sequence TTGATTTCCTGTAAAAACGATATAGGCCAACTCTCCGAAGTCCAGGGAAAGCAAGTAAAAATTGATACTAACTTTAAGGCTGTCGATTCCATTGTCTCTTTTGTTGCTCCATACCGTAACAGAATAAATGAAGTTCTTGACAGCACATTGGCCTATGCACCAAAATCGCTTTTACTCGATGATGGCGCCCACAATACTTCTTTGGGAAATTTGATTGCAGATATTGTTTTAACAGAAACAAAGCCCGTTTTCAAATCCCAAACTGGAAAAAATCTAGATTTTGTGGTCATCAATAGAGGTGGGCTACGTTCCATTATTTCCTCAGGAAATGTAACGGCAAGGCATGCATATGAAGTAATGCCTTTTGAAAATTATATTTCCGTAGTGAAGCTAAGTGGTTCTGCGGTAAGGGAACTCATTGGTTTTCTGACTTCCGCCGAACGTGAACATCCCATAGCTGGAATGCAGATTGTTTTGGACAAAAAAGGAGCTTTGGATTCGGTCAATATCAATGGAAGTCCTTTTGATGAGAGTCGAAGCTACTACGTGGCAACCTCCGATTATTTGGTACAAGGCGGTGCAGAAATCGGTTTCTTTAAAACTGTAGATTCTGTGGCAAATACCGACTATTTACTTAGAAATGCCATTATTGACCATTTAAGAAAAGTTGACACGCTAAAGGCAATTGTTGACGATAGATTTATACAACAAGATTATTAG
- the dapA gene encoding 4-hydroxy-tetrahydrodipicolinate synthase: MENLMGTGVALVTPFTEDFSVDVKALERVVEHSINGGVDYLVILGTTAEAATLSKSDKQLVIKTVIQTNAGRLPLVLGVGGNNTTAVIEELAELDLSEFDAILSVSPYYNKPTQEGIYQHFKAIAEASPKPIILYNVPSRTGSNMLPETTLRLAHDFPNIVAIKEACADMVQIDHILKDKPADFLVISGDDFTALSTVVAGGAGVISVLGQGLPSAFSSMIHLGRHGNSERAYEIHHELLPLMKLIFEEGNPAGVKTVLSYFGCCTVNVRLPLVKATIELQDRISGFLKKFEAIKV, encoded by the coding sequence ATGGAAAACTTGATGGGTACGGGTGTTGCTTTGGTAACCCCTTTTACGGAAGATTTTTCGGTAGATGTTAAAGCACTTGAACGTGTTGTCGAACATTCTATAAACGGTGGAGTGGATTATTTGGTTATCCTGGGTACCACAGCCGAAGCGGCTACACTTTCCAAAAGTGACAAACAGTTGGTCATCAAAACTGTAATACAGACCAATGCAGGGCGACTTCCCTTGGTATTGGGCGTTGGCGGGAACAACACTACAGCCGTTATTGAAGAGTTGGCAGAGCTGGACTTATCGGAGTTTGATGCTATTCTCTCAGTTTCTCCCTACTACAATAAACCAACACAAGAGGGCATTTATCAGCATTTCAAGGCTATTGCTGAAGCATCGCCCAAACCGATAATTCTTTATAATGTTCCTTCTAGAACAGGAAGTAATATGCTTCCCGAAACTACGTTAAGACTTGCCCACGACTTTCCTAATATAGTTGCCATTAAGGAAGCGTGTGCAGACATGGTACAAATAGACCATATCTTAAAAGACAAGCCAGCGGATTTTTTGGTGATTTCCGGGGATGACTTTACGGCATTATCTACCGTTGTTGCAGGTGGGGCAGGGGTTATTTCGGTTCTTGGACAAGGTCTTCCCAGTGCATTTTCCAGTATGATTCATTTGGGTAGGCATGGAAATTCGGAAAGAGCTTATGAGATTCATCATGAACTACTTCCACTAATGAAATTGATTTTTGAGGAAGGAAATCCGGCAGGTGTCAAAACTGTTTTAAGCTATTTTGGATGTTGTACCGTTAATGTCAGACTACCATTGGTCAAAG